Proteins from one Ananas comosus cultivar F153 linkage group 5, ASM154086v1, whole genome shotgun sequence genomic window:
- the LOC109710288 gene encoding LOW QUALITY PROTEIN: stigma-specific STIG1-like protein 1 (The sequence of the model RefSeq protein was modified relative to this genomic sequence to represent the inferred CDS: substituted 1 base at 1 genomic stop codon), translating to MVRSVFFILAFAIALVSASSLAMGGEALEENEPSSFTGPGRFLRQRYYECYNARATMTCDKFLRMCRSKGSPGPDCCKRRCVNVMTDGLNCGRCGAKCXYGRACCKGKCVVVMYDRDNCGGCKKRCKKGTSCRYGMCSYA from the coding sequence ATGGTGAGAAGCGTCTTCTTCATCTTAGCTTTCGCCATCGCATTGGTGAGCGCTTCTTCGTTAGCAATGGGCGGCGAAGCACTCGAAGAGAACGAGCCGTCGTCCTTCACAGGGCCGGGACGTTTTCTTCGCCAGCGTTACTATGAATGTTACAATGCAAGAGCCACCATGACATGCGACAAGTTTCTGCGGATGTGCCGCTCGAAGGGAAGTCCCGGGCCCGACTGCTGCAAGAGGCGATGTGTGAATGTGATGACCGACGGCCTCAACTGCGGACGGTGCGGGGCGAAGTGCTGATACGGGCGAGCCTGCTGCAAAGGCAAGTGCGTTGTAGTTATGTACGATCGCGACAATTGTGGCGGCTGCAAGAAGAGGTGCAAGAAAGGCACCTCCTGCAGATACGGGATGTGTAGCTATGCTTAG
- the LOC109710564 gene encoding mitogen-activated protein kinase 10-like isoform X1 gives MEQDRRKKNTLETDFFTEYGDVNRFKTQEVIGKGSYGLVCSAIDTHTGEKVAIKKIHDIFEHISDAARILREIKLLRLLRHPDIVEIKHIMLPPSKKDFKDIYVVFELMESDLHQVIKANDDLTREHYQFFLYQMLRALKYIHTANVYHRDLKPKNILANANCKLKICDFGLARVAFSDTPTTIFWTDYVATRWYRAPELCGSFYSKYTPAIDIWSIGCIFAEILTGKPLFPGKNVVHQLDLMTDLLGTPSLDTISRVRNEKARKYLSSIRKKEPVPFSQKFPKADPLALKLLERLLAFDPKDRPTAEEALADPYFKGLGKIEREPSCQPISKMEFEFERRRVTKEDIKELIFHEILEYHPQLLKEYLNGTERQNFLHLSAVDQFRKQFTHLEENGGRNGPMIPPERKHVSLPSGALFYNCSKGTKLYSTVRREVFHR, from the exons ATGGAGCAAGATCGCCGGAAGAAG AATACATTAGAGACGGACTTCTTCACCGAGTACGGGGATGTCAACAGATTCAAAACCCAGGAGGTCATAGGCAAAGGAAGTTATGGACTTGTATGCTCTGCCATCGATACGCATACTGGGGAAAAGGTTGCAATAAAGAAGATACACGATATCTTTGAGCACATATCTGATGCTGCCAGGATCCTTCGTGAGATCAAACTTCTCAGGCTCTTAAGGCATCCTGACATTGTGGAGATCAAGCACATTATGCTGCCTCCATCAAAAAAAGATTTCAAAGATATTTATGTCGTTTTCGAACTCATGGAATCAGATCTTCACCAAGTCATAAAGGCTAACGATGACTTGACAAGGGAGCACTATCAGTTTTTCCTTTACCAGATGCTTCGTGCGCTGAAATATATCCACACAG CTAATGTTTATCACCGAGACCTCAAGCCGAAAAACATACTTGCTAATGCAAACTGCAAACTGAAAATATGTGACTTTGGATTAGCAAGAGTAGCTTTCAGCGATACACCCACTACGATCTTCTGGACG GACTATGTTGCGACTAGATGGTATAGAGCCCCTGAACTTTGTGGATCATTTTACTCTAAG TACACCCCCGCAATAGATATTTGGAGCATCGGCTGCATTTTTGCTGAGATTTTGACTGGAAAGCCGCTATTCCCTGGCAAAAATGTGGTTCACCAGCTTGATTTGATGACTGATCTTCTAGGGACACCTTCATTAGATACAATTTCTCGG GTGCGAAATGAAAAGGCAAGGAAATACTTGAGCAGCATCAGGAAAAAAGAACCTGTACCATTTTCACAGAAGTTTCCAAAAGCAGATCCTTTGGCACTAAAATTGCTTGAAAGGCTGTTAGCTTTCGATCCGAAGGATCGTCCAACTGCCGAAGAG GCATTGGCTGATCCGTACTTTAAGGGTCTCGGAAAAATTGAGAGAGAGCCTTCTTGCCAACCAATTTCAAAGatggaatttgaatttgagcGCCGGAGAGTGACAAAAGAGGACATCAAGGAACTCATCTTTCATGAAATTTTGGAATACCATCCTCAACTGCTCAAGGAGTACCTAAATGGAACCGAAAGGCAAAACTTCCTTCACTTAAG TGCTGTGGATCAATTTAGGAAGCAATTTACTCATCTTGAGGAAAATGGTGGTAGAAACGGGCCAATGATTCCACCAGAGAGGAAGCATGTTTCTCTCCCTAG TGGTGCACTCTTCTACAATTGCTCCAAAGGAACAAAATTATATAGCACCGTCCGGAGAGAAGTATTTCACAGATGA
- the LOC109709778 gene encoding uncharacterized protein LOC109709778: MDQSGENSMPSSQAEEAVIKKKYGGILPKKPPLLSKDHERAYFDSADWALGKQGAPAEKPKGPLEALRPKLQPTPHQQVRSRRSIYTSSDTDDGSNAAADEMNTS; this comes from the exons ATGGATCAAAGCGGAGAGAATTCCATGCCTTCATCTCAAGCCGAG GAAGCAGTAATCAAGAAAAAGTATGGAGGAATTTTACCAAAGAAACCACCACTTTTATCCAAG GATCATGAACGTGCTTACTTTGATTCTGCTGATTGGGCTCTTGGGAAG CAAGGTGCACCTGCTGAGAAGCCCAAGGGACCGCTAGAAGCACTGAGGCCAAAACTGCAG CCCACGCCGCACCAGCAAGTTCGATCAAGACGGTCAATTTACACATCTTCCGATACTGATG ATGGAAGCAATGCTGCTGCAGACGAGATGAACACGAGTTGA
- the LOC109710564 gene encoding mitogen-activated protein kinase 10-like isoform X2, translating to MEQDRRKKNTLETDFFTEYGDVNRFKTQEVIGKGSYGLVCSAIDTHTGEKVAIKKIHDIFEHISDAARILREIKLLRLLRHPDIVEIKHIMLPPSKKDFKDIYVVFELMESDLHQVIKANDDLTREHYQFFLYQMLRALKYIHTANVYHRDLKPKNILANANCKLKICDFGLARVAFSDTPTTIFWTDYVATRWYRAPELCGSFYSKYTPAIDIWSIGCIFAEILTGKPLFPGKNVVHQLDLMTDLLGTPSLDTISRVRNEKARKYLSSIRKKEPVPFSQKFPKADPLALKLLERLLAFDPKDRPTAEEALADPYFKGLGKIEREPSCQPISKMEFEFERRRVTKEDIKELIFHEILEYHPQLLKEYLNGTERQNFLHLSAVDQFRKQFTHLEENGGRNGPMIPPERKHVSLPRSTVVHSSTIAPKEQNYIAPSGEKYFTDETQNNAKYTEGFPGYHARTSHLPQRIPIAKPPRVVGPVMPYESGNPTDIYDPRRLIRHSSVPLQPTILFPIQSTMVYMGSSERRSMDTDRIAVQHMPPPRQSVPIQGNTGGPEVSIDMRAPPFYMPPHETTANSADNRITTNSEATLAQANHPYAAVAIPASHAQVPSYQYGMSQII from the exons ATGGAGCAAGATCGCCGGAAGAAG AATACATTAGAGACGGACTTCTTCACCGAGTACGGGGATGTCAACAGATTCAAAACCCAGGAGGTCATAGGCAAAGGAAGTTATGGACTTGTATGCTCTGCCATCGATACGCATACTGGGGAAAAGGTTGCAATAAAGAAGATACACGATATCTTTGAGCACATATCTGATGCTGCCAGGATCCTTCGTGAGATCAAACTTCTCAGGCTCTTAAGGCATCCTGACATTGTGGAGATCAAGCACATTATGCTGCCTCCATCAAAAAAAGATTTCAAAGATATTTATGTCGTTTTCGAACTCATGGAATCAGATCTTCACCAAGTCATAAAGGCTAACGATGACTTGACAAGGGAGCACTATCAGTTTTTCCTTTACCAGATGCTTCGTGCGCTGAAATATATCCACACAG CTAATGTTTATCACCGAGACCTCAAGCCGAAAAACATACTTGCTAATGCAAACTGCAAACTGAAAATATGTGACTTTGGATTAGCAAGAGTAGCTTTCAGCGATACACCCACTACGATCTTCTGGACG GACTATGTTGCGACTAGATGGTATAGAGCCCCTGAACTTTGTGGATCATTTTACTCTAAG TACACCCCCGCAATAGATATTTGGAGCATCGGCTGCATTTTTGCTGAGATTTTGACTGGAAAGCCGCTATTCCCTGGCAAAAATGTGGTTCACCAGCTTGATTTGATGACTGATCTTCTAGGGACACCTTCATTAGATACAATTTCTCGG GTGCGAAATGAAAAGGCAAGGAAATACTTGAGCAGCATCAGGAAAAAAGAACCTGTACCATTTTCACAGAAGTTTCCAAAAGCAGATCCTTTGGCACTAAAATTGCTTGAAAGGCTGTTAGCTTTCGATCCGAAGGATCGTCCAACTGCCGAAGAG GCATTGGCTGATCCGTACTTTAAGGGTCTCGGAAAAATTGAGAGAGAGCCTTCTTGCCAACCAATTTCAAAGatggaatttgaatttgagcGCCGGAGAGTGACAAAAGAGGACATCAAGGAACTCATCTTTCATGAAATTTTGGAATACCATCCTCAACTGCTCAAGGAGTACCTAAATGGAACCGAAAGGCAAAACTTCCTTCACTTAAG TGCTGTGGATCAATTTAGGAAGCAATTTACTCATCTTGAGGAAAATGGTGGTAGAAACGGGCCAATGATTCCACCAGAGAGGAAGCATGTTTCTCTCCCTAG ATCTACAGTGGTGCACTCTTCTACAATTGCTCCAAAGGAACAAAATTATATAGCACCGTCCGGAGAGAAGTATTTCACAGATGAGACACAGAACAATGCAAAATATACCGAAGGCTTTCCTGGGTACCATGCAAGGACCTCACATCTTCCTCAGAGAATTCCTATTG CAAAGCCCCCGAGAGTTGTGGGACCTGTAATGCCCTACGAAAGCGGAAATCCCACAGACATATATGATCCCAGGAGGCTAATAAGGCATTCTTCGGTTCCTTTGCAGCCTACTATACTATTCCCTATTCAGAGTACAATGGTATATATGGGGAGCTCAGAAAGGAGGTCGATGGACACAGATAGGATTGCGGTGCAACATATGCCACCCCCACGCCAAAGTGTGCCCATACAGGGAAACACCGGGGGACCTGAGGTATCTATAGACATGCGGGCCCCTCCTTTCTACATGCCACCCCATGAAACTACAGCTAATTCAGCTGACAACAGAATTACAACAAATTCAGAAGCAACCCTAGCGCAGGCTAATCATCCTTATGCTGCGGTTGCTATTCCTGCTTCTCATGCGCAGGTTCCTTCCTATCAGTATGGCATGTCACAAATAATTTAG
- the LOC109709976 gene encoding transcription factor bHLH148-like — protein MLSISSSSSSEPSSSSSSATRSRKKPAASGPPAETKWRTGAQQRAYGRRLLAALRAARARAVKEAADSALALTAGGQSRWSRAVLLARRRKPLLLKSSAGKLRRRRRRRLPPPPPAPSPAKPKVKERLRLLGRLVPGCRKLPAPSLLEETADYVAALEMQVKAMRALADALSAAALSPPPDGAVEDPRG, from the coding sequence atgcTCTccatctcctcttcctcctcctccgaaccctcgtcgtcgtcgtcctccgcgaCCCGGTCCAGAAAAAAACCGGCCGCTTCCGGGCCCCCGGCCGAGACCAAGTGGCGCACCGGCGCCCAGCAGCGCGCCTAcggccgccgcctcctcgcGGCGCTCCGCGCCGCGCGCGCCCGCGCCGTCAAGgaggccgccgactccgccctCGCCCTGACCGCCGGCGGCCAGTCTCGCTGGAGCCGCGCCGTCCTCCTCGCCCGGCGCCGCAAGCCCCTCCTCCTCAAGTCCTCCGCCGGAaaactccgccgccgccgccgccgccgcctccccccgCCACCTCCGGCTCCGTCTCCGGCGAAGCCGAAGGTGAAGGAGCGGCTCCGGCTGCTGGGGCGGCTGGTGCCGGGGTGCCGGAAACTGCCGGCGCCGAGCCTGCTGGAGGAGACGGCCGACTACGTCGCGGCGCTCGAGATGCAGGTCAAGGCGATGCGCGCGCTCGCCGAcgccctctccgccgccgcgcttTCGCCGCCTCCCGATGGCGCCGTCGAAGATCCCCGCGGCTGA